The proteins below are encoded in one region of Triticum aestivum cultivar Chinese Spring chromosome 1B, IWGSC CS RefSeq v2.1, whole genome shotgun sequence:
- the LOC123083709 gene encoding coniferyl alcohol acyltransferase-like, whose translation MVSPNATGSGGGDLPIRVLRRGLVKASDPSFEPHVASFSNLDLYAGEGQASIVCLYPKLPNAGDFQAVVAAFESVLPSVLNVFYHYAGRIRSNPSSGLPELLCDNQGAELVVGEVQATMASLDYGLAEQSLKKMMLPYPEEVTLSVQLLSFSCGGFSVVWGNNDIVHDGHAITMFLRMWSQLARTGSFIDDGPPNHDRSVFRPRSPPSYRASISDKFAMYDHHQMVNGLTAHDSFVERLYYVEASDIASLREMASTKLQRSSRVQAVSAYLWKALAGVVAASRVHEERCCMGWMVDARRRVRAPELVPAMRNYFGNVAMYAIADATVEEIRNKELAEVAAMVREAITSIDYDEYIQELVDWVEEHKTERRIEKGILGLGTPTLNQTVFASFPLDTDFGFGDAVLAMPMWDFERLSSGYLSVGARPGGDGSWLVNAYIWPRLAAALESDQQHIFKPLTAEYLGLA comes from the coding sequence ATGGTGTCTCCTAATGCTactggctccggcggcggcgacttgCCCATCCGCGTCCTGAGACGCGGCCTTGTCAAGGCTTCCGACCCGTCTTTCGAACCGCACGTCGCCTCCTTCTCGAACCTGGACCTCTACGCTGGCGAGGGGCAAGCCTCCATAGTATGCCTCTACCCCAAGCTCCCAAATGCCGGCGACTTCCAGGCGGTGGTCGCCGCCTTCGAGTCCGTCCTGCCGTCCGTGCTCAACGTCTTCTACCACTACGCCGGGCGCATCCGCAGCAACCCAAGCTCAGGCCTCCCGGAGCTGCTCTGCGACAACCAAGGTGCCGAGCTCGTCGTCGGAGAGGTCCAGGCCACTATGGCTAGCCTGGACTACGGCCTGGCGGAGCAGTCCCTGAAGAAGATGATGCTGCCGTACCCCGAGGAGGTGACTCTGTCGGTGCAGCTGCTGTCCTTCTCCTGCGGCGGCTTCTCCGTCGTGTGGGGCAACAACGACATCGTCCACGACGGCCACGCCATCACCATGTTCCTCAGGATGTGGTCCCAGCTCGCCCGAACCGGGAGCTTCATTGACGACGGACCGCCCAACCATGACCGCTCCGTGTTCCGCCCTCGCAGCCCGCCGTCGTACAGGGCCTCCATCAGCGACAAGTTCGCGATGTACGACCACCACCAGATGGTCAACGGGCTGACGGCCCACGACAGCTTCGTCGAGCGCCTCTACTACGTGGAGGCGAGCGACATCGCCAGCCTGCGCGAGATGGCAAGCACCAAGCTCCAGCGCTCGTCCCGCGTCCAGGCAGTGTCCGCGTACCTCTGGAAGGCCCTCGCCGGCGTGGTGGCCGCGTCCCGCGTGCACGAGGAGCGCTGCTGCATGGGGTGGATGGTGGACGCGCGGCGGCGTGTCAGGGCGCCGGAGCTCGTCCCGGCGATGCGCAACTACTTCGGCAACGTGGCCATGTACGCTATCGCGGACGCAACCGTGGAGGAGATCCGGAACAAGGAGCTGGCGGAGGTGGCGGCCATGGTGCGCGAGGCCATCACGTCCATAGACTACGACGAGTACATCCAGGAGCTGGTGGACTGGGTGGAGGAGCACAAGACGGAGAGGAGGATTGAGAAGGGCATCCTTGGGCTGGGCACGCCTACGTTGAACCAGACGGTGTTCGCCTCCTTCCCGCTCGACACAGACTTCGGCTTCGGCGATGCCGTGCTGGCCATGCCCATGTGGGACTTTGAGAGGCTCAGCTCGGGCTACCTGTCGGTCGGAGCTCGGCCGGGAGGCGACGGCTCCTGGCTTGTCAACGCCTACATATGGCCGCGCCTCGCGGCGGCCCTCGAGTCCGACCAGCAGCACATCTTCAAGCCTCTGACGGCCGAGTACCTAGGGCTCGCCTAG